The following are from one region of the Hydrogenophaga sp. BPS33 genome:
- a CDS encoding MFS transporter has protein sequence MNPTLRTELARLIAAQICLHACMTGFRMAAPLMALREGYSPAAVGMLLALFALAPVFMALPSGRYADRRGLKKPVLLSVGIASFGAALAVLFPVFIVLCVTALTCGAATGLAMIALQRHVGRMANGPIELKQVFSWMAIGPSISNFLGPFAAGVVIDTFGFRASFLLLALLPSLAWYWVRHTVEHEPVAAKPGESRGSSWELLRDKGFRQLMVLNWMLSSCWDVHTFLVPVLGHERGLSATVIGTILGAFALAATAIRLLIPLLAAHLRESVVIGSAMCATAVLFAGYPFVHSAWAMGTLSVLLGLALGTVQPMIMSSLHQMTPHHRQGEALGLRAMAINGSSVVMPLLFGTAGALVGVGSVFWLVGAAVGLGSPLAWTLRPESTHEDPPQRSP, from the coding sequence TTGAACCCCACCCTTCGAACCGAGCTCGCGCGTCTGATCGCCGCGCAGATCTGCCTTCACGCCTGCATGACGGGCTTTCGCATGGCCGCGCCGCTCATGGCACTGCGCGAAGGCTACAGCCCGGCGGCGGTAGGCATGTTGCTGGCGCTGTTCGCGTTGGCGCCGGTGTTCATGGCCTTGCCCTCGGGCCGGTACGCCGACCGGCGCGGACTCAAGAAGCCGGTGCTGTTGTCGGTGGGCATCGCCTCGTTCGGTGCCGCGCTCGCGGTGCTGTTTCCGGTGTTCATCGTGCTGTGCGTGACGGCATTGACCTGCGGCGCGGCCACGGGCCTGGCGATGATCGCGTTGCAGCGGCACGTGGGCCGCATGGCCAACGGGCCGATCGAGCTCAAGCAGGTGTTCAGCTGGATGGCCATCGGACCCTCGATCTCCAATTTTCTCGGCCCATTCGCCGCCGGTGTGGTGATCGACACGTTCGGCTTTCGGGCGTCGTTTCTGTTGCTCGCACTGCTGCCTTCGCTGGCCTGGTACTGGGTTCGGCACACCGTCGAGCACGAACCGGTGGCGGCCAAGCCGGGCGAGAGCCGGGGCTCGTCGTGGGAATTGCTGCGCGACAAGGGTTTTCGCCAGCTGATGGTGTTGAACTGGATGCTGTCGTCCTGCTGGGACGTGCACACCTTCCTGGTACCGGTCCTGGGACACGAACGCGGTCTGAGCGCGACCGTGATCGGCACCATCCTCGGCGCATTCGCGCTCGCGGCCACGGCCATTCGCCTGCTCATTCCGTTGCTGGCCGCGCATCTGCGCGAGTCGGTGGTGATCGGATCGGCCATGTGCGCGACCGCGGTGCTGTTTGCGGGCTATCCCTTTGTGCACTCGGCATGGGCCATGGGCACGCTGTCGGTGCTGCTGGGCCTTGCGCTTGGCACTGTGCAGCCCATGATCATGAGCTCGTTGCACCAGATGACGCCGCACCATCGGCAGGGTGAAGCCTTGGGCTTGCGCGCCATGGCCATCAACGGCTCAAGTGTGGTGATGCCGCTGCTGTTCGGCACTGCCGGCGCCCTGGTGGGCGTGGGCAGCGTGTTCTGGCTGGTGGGAGCGGCGGTGGGTTTGGGCTCGCCTCTGGCTTGGACCTTGCGTCCGGAATCCACGCACGAGGACCCGCCGCAGCGCTCGCCCTGA
- a CDS encoding TetR family transcriptional regulator, producing MVRRTKADALATRNSLLDAAEQLFQERGVSRTSLNDIATAAGTTRGAIYWHFKDKADLFNAMMERVTMPLEGTLACNAREANTTADPLLALRDSMMSALHQTATDDHTRRVFEVATHKVEYVSEMQAVRDRHLQVRNECMDMTQEILQQAVQRQGITLNIPLSTAALGLHVIMDGLIQNWLLDPDAFDLVQSGRDTMEVYLAGLGFAPPTKHMPRRAASAARKPPSRKLAPA from the coding sequence ATGGTTCGTCGCACCAAAGCCGATGCGCTGGCCACCCGCAACAGCCTGCTCGATGCTGCCGAGCAGTTGTTTCAGGAGCGTGGCGTCTCGCGCACTTCGCTCAACGACATCGCCACCGCCGCCGGCACCACGCGCGGCGCGATCTATTGGCACTTCAAGGACAAGGCCGACCTGTTCAACGCGATGATGGAGCGCGTGACCATGCCGCTCGAAGGCACGCTGGCCTGCAACGCGCGTGAAGCCAACACCACGGCCGACCCCCTGCTCGCGCTGCGCGACTCGATGATGAGCGCGCTCCATCAAACCGCCACCGACGACCACACCCGCCGCGTCTTCGAAGTGGCCACGCACAAAGTGGAGTATGTCAGCGAGATGCAGGCCGTGCGCGACCGCCACCTGCAGGTGCGCAACGAATGCATGGACATGACCCAGGAAATCCTGCAGCAGGCGGTGCAACGACAAGGCATCACGCTCAACATTCCCTTGAGCACCGCCGCGCTGGGCTTGCACGTGATCATGGACGGGCTCATCCAGAACTGGCTGCTCGATCCCGACGCGTTCGATCTCGTGCAAAGCGGGCGCGACACCATGGAGGTGTACCTGGCGGGATTGGGTTTCGCCCCACCCACCAAGCACATGCCGCGGCGCGCGGCATCGGCGGCGCGCAAACCGCCCAGCCGCAAGCTGGCGCCGGCCTGA
- a CDS encoding efflux RND transporter periplasmic adaptor subunit: MSVSRTLDASAARPSHLLRGLSTLALAALLAACGNSGTPEGAAGAVGASMPPPEVGVVTVAPGDVGLTTELPGRLEASRVAEVRARAAGILQERLFREGSDVKAGQPLFRIDSAPYNAALQSAQANLARSEANLTQAAALANRYAPLVKENAISQQEYATAVAAQKQAEADVAAGKAAIQTANINLGYARVTAPISGRIGRALVTEGALVGQGEATQLAVIQQINPMYVNFTQSASEVFNLRKGMASGSLKSAGAQSVPVQVVLEDGSVYEQPGRLLFSDLTVDSATGQVTLRAEIPNPKGTLLPGLYVRVRLEQAKASNAILVPQQAVTRTNQGDTVSVVGADGKIESRKIKVGGQQNGQWVVLDGVKAGEQIMVDGFQKLQMMPPGTPVKAVPWQAPGSAPAAPAAASPSAAPEAATPKTEAAK, translated from the coding sequence GTGTCCGTTTCGCGCACCCTCGATGCTTCTGCTGCGCGCCCTTCTCATCTGCTGCGGGGTCTGTCCACGTTGGCGTTGGCCGCGCTGTTGGCGGCATGCGGCAATTCCGGCACGCCCGAAGGCGCTGCCGGTGCTGTGGGCGCAAGCATGCCTCCACCCGAGGTGGGCGTGGTCACCGTCGCTCCAGGCGATGTGGGCTTGACCACCGAGTTGCCAGGCCGTCTGGAGGCCTCGCGCGTGGCCGAGGTTCGCGCCCGCGCCGCCGGCATCTTGCAGGAGCGCCTGTTCCGAGAAGGCAGCGATGTGAAGGCGGGGCAGCCGTTGTTCCGCATCGACTCCGCGCCGTACAACGCGGCTCTGCAGAGTGCGCAGGCGAACTTGGCACGCTCGGAGGCCAACCTCACCCAGGCCGCTGCGCTGGCCAACCGCTATGCGCCGCTGGTGAAAGAGAACGCCATCAGCCAGCAGGAATACGCCACCGCCGTTGCGGCCCAGAAGCAGGCCGAAGCCGATGTGGCCGCGGGCAAGGCTGCCATTCAAACCGCCAACATCAATCTGGGCTATGCCCGCGTTACCGCCCCCATTTCGGGCCGCATCGGCCGCGCCTTGGTGACCGAAGGCGCGCTGGTCGGGCAGGGCGAGGCCACCCAACTGGCGGTGATCCAGCAAATCAACCCGATGTACGTGAACTTCACGCAGTCCGCTTCCGAGGTGTTCAACCTGCGCAAGGGCATGGCCAGTGGCTCGCTCAAGAGCGCGGGCGCGCAATCCGTTCCGGTGCAAGTGGTACTGGAAGACGGCAGTGTGTACGAGCAACCCGGCCGCTTGCTGTTCTCCGATCTGACGGTGGACAGCGCCACCGGCCAGGTGACGCTGCGCGCGGAAATTCCGAACCCCAAGGGCACCTTGCTGCCGGGCCTCTACGTGCGCGTGCGCCTGGAGCAGGCCAAGGCCAGCAATGCGATCTTGGTGCCGCAGCAAGCGGTGACGCGCACCAACCAGGGTGACACGGTCTCCGTGGTCGGTGCCGACGGCAAGATCGAGTCGCGCAAGATCAAGGTGGGTGGCCAGCAAAACGGCCAGTGGGTCGTTCTCGACGGTGTGAAGGCGGGAGAACAGATCATGGTCGACGGCTTCCAGAAGTTGCAGATGATGCCGCCCGGCACACCGGTGAAGGCCGTGCCCTGGCAGGCGCCGGGCAGTGCGCCTGCAGCACCCGCCGCCGCATCCCCTTCGGCCGCGCCCGAGGCGGCGACCCCGAAGACCGAGGCCGCAAAGTAA
- a CDS encoding efflux RND transporter permease subunit translates to MAKFFIDRPIFAWVIALFVMVMGGVAITQLPIAQYPPVAPPAIIINTAYPGASAATLEDSVLSVIEREMNGAPGLIYMESVAQADGSGSITLSFETGTDPDLAQVDVQNRLSRATPRLPAAVTQQGVRVDKSNANFLLFAMLSSDDPALDPVALGDYAARSVVPEIQRLPGVGQAQLFGSERAMRVWIDPNKLLGFNLSSADVTAAIRAQNAQVSAGEIGALPNVGGQSIAATVVVNGQLGSVEEFGNIVLRATPGGATVRLKDVARIELGGQAYATSARLSGKPAVGVGVQLSPSGNALATAEAVREKMHELERFFPKGMKWSIPYDSSRFVKISIQQVAQTLGEAMLLVFLVMFLFLQNIRYTIIPTIVVPVALLGTFAVLLAMGFSINVLTMFGMVLVIGIVVDDAIVVVENVERIMSEEGLSPREATRKAMSQISGAIVGVTVVLISVFVPLAFFAGSVGNIYRQFSAVMGVSIAFSAFMALSLTPALCATLLKPVEAGHHHEKKGFFGWFNRGFSRTAKRYERGVAALLPRAGRTLIIYVAIVAVAAVVYMRLPTSFLPNEDQGTILVNVQLPPGATQERTLEVMKQVEGFILQQPEVESMVGVLGFSFSGQGQNAALAFVTLKDWAERTGPNNSAEALAGRAFGALSGVRDAFIYPLSPPPIPELGASSGFAFRLQDRGGLGREALLNARNQLLGMASQSKVITQVRPDGLEDAPQLQIDIDRDKANALGVGFDAINAAIGTALGSSYVNDFPNAGRLQRVVVQADAPARMQPEDLMRLNVVNNKAQAVPLSAFATTKWITGPMQTVRYNGYPSMRISGSAMPGMSTGAAIAEMETLAAQLPQGIGYEWTGQTREEKLAGSQAIILYGFAILAVFLCLAALYESWTIPLSVILVVPLGVLGVLLATLLRNYSNDVYFQVGLITIIGLSAKNAILIIEFAKDLQAQGKGVIAAALEAAHIRFRPIIMTSMAFTLGVLPLAIASGAGSASQRAIGTGVIGGMLTGTALAVVFVPIFFVVVRTLFKGSERQRKLDAEQAAAHHGPGVHIDV, encoded by the coding sequence ATGGCGAAGTTTTTCATTGACCGGCCCATCTTCGCGTGGGTGATCGCGCTGTTCGTCATGGTGATGGGCGGTGTGGCGATCACGCAGTTGCCGATCGCGCAGTACCCGCCGGTGGCGCCTCCCGCCATCATCATCAACACCGCCTACCCAGGCGCATCTGCCGCCACGCTGGAAGACAGCGTGCTGTCGGTCATCGAGCGCGAGATGAACGGTGCGCCCGGCCTGATCTACATGGAGTCGGTGGCGCAGGCCGATGGCAGCGGCAGCATCACGCTGAGCTTCGAGACCGGCACCGACCCCGACCTGGCGCAGGTGGATGTGCAGAACCGGCTTTCGCGCGCCACGCCGCGCCTGCCCGCGGCGGTGACGCAGCAGGGCGTTCGGGTGGACAAGTCGAACGCCAACTTCCTGCTGTTCGCCATGTTGTCCAGCGACGATCCGGCGTTGGACCCGGTGGCGCTGGGCGACTACGCCGCGCGCTCCGTGGTGCCTGAAATCCAGCGTTTGCCTGGTGTGGGCCAGGCCCAGCTGTTCGGATCCGAGCGTGCCATGCGCGTCTGGATCGACCCGAACAAGTTGCTGGGGTTCAACCTGAGCTCGGCCGACGTGACCGCCGCCATCCGCGCGCAGAACGCGCAGGTCTCGGCCGGTGAAATCGGTGCGCTGCCCAATGTGGGCGGTCAGAGCATCGCGGCCACCGTGGTGGTCAACGGGCAGCTTGGCAGTGTCGAGGAGTTCGGCAACATCGTGCTGCGTGCAACCCCCGGTGGCGCGACAGTGCGCCTCAAGGACGTGGCCCGCATCGAGCTCGGCGGCCAGGCCTACGCCACCTCTGCGCGCCTGAGCGGCAAGCCCGCCGTCGGCGTGGGTGTGCAGCTCTCCCCCAGTGGCAACGCATTGGCCACTGCCGAGGCGGTGCGCGAGAAGATGCACGAACTCGAACGCTTTTTCCCCAAGGGGATGAAGTGGTCGATTCCCTACGACAGCTCGCGCTTCGTGAAGATCTCCATCCAGCAAGTGGCCCAGACGCTGGGCGAGGCCATGCTGCTGGTGTTCCTGGTGATGTTCCTGTTCCTGCAGAACATCCGCTACACCATCATCCCGACCATCGTGGTGCCGGTGGCGCTGCTGGGCACATTTGCGGTGCTGCTGGCGATGGGCTTCTCTATCAACGTGTTGACGATGTTCGGCATGGTGCTGGTGATCGGCATCGTGGTGGACGATGCCATCGTGGTGGTGGAGAACGTCGAGCGCATCATGAGCGAGGAGGGGCTTTCGCCCCGAGAGGCGACGCGCAAGGCCATGTCGCAGATCTCGGGCGCCATCGTCGGCGTGACCGTGGTGCTGATCTCGGTGTTCGTGCCGCTGGCCTTCTTTGCCGGCTCGGTGGGCAACATCTACCGCCAGTTCTCAGCGGTGATGGGTGTGTCCATCGCCTTCTCGGCCTTCATGGCGCTGTCGCTCACGCCGGCGCTGTGCGCCACCTTGCTCAAGCCCGTGGAAGCCGGCCACCACCACGAGAAGAAGGGCTTCTTCGGGTGGTTCAACCGGGGTTTCTCGCGCACGGCCAAGCGCTACGAACGCGGCGTGGCTGCGCTGCTGCCGCGTGCGGGCCGTACCTTGATCATCTATGTGGCCATCGTGGCGGTGGCCGCCGTGGTCTACATGCGTTTGCCCACCTCATTCCTGCCGAACGAGGACCAAGGCACCATTCTGGTCAACGTTCAACTGCCGCCGGGGGCCACGCAAGAGCGCACGCTGGAAGTGATGAAGCAGGTGGAGGGATTCATCCTCCAACAGCCTGAGGTGGAAAGCATGGTCGGCGTGCTCGGCTTCAGCTTCTCCGGGCAAGGGCAGAACGCGGCGCTGGCATTCGTGACGCTCAAGGACTGGGCCGAGCGCACCGGCCCGAACAACTCGGCCGAAGCCCTGGCGGGGCGGGCGTTTGGTGCACTGTCGGGCGTGCGCGACGCGTTCATCTATCCCTTGAGCCCGCCACCCATTCCGGAGCTGGGCGCGTCCTCGGGCTTCGCTTTCCGCCTGCAGGACCGGGGCGGACTGGGCCGCGAGGCGCTGCTGAACGCGCGCAACCAGTTGCTGGGCATGGCCTCGCAAAGCAAGGTGATCACGCAGGTGCGGCCGGACGGCCTGGAAGACGCTCCGCAGTTGCAGATCGACATCGACCGCGACAAGGCCAACGCCTTGGGCGTGGGCTTCGATGCCATCAACGCCGCCATCGGTACGGCGCTCGGTTCGAGTTACGTGAACGACTTTCCGAACGCGGGCCGTCTGCAGCGCGTGGTGGTGCAGGCCGATGCACCTGCCCGCATGCAGCCGGAGGACCTGATGCGCTTGAACGTGGTCAACAACAAGGCGCAAGCCGTGCCGTTGTCGGCGTTCGCGACCACGAAGTGGATCACCGGACCGATGCAGACCGTTCGCTACAACGGCTACCCGTCCATGCGCATCAGCGGCAGCGCCATGCCCGGTATGAGCACGGGTGCGGCCATCGCCGAGATGGAGACGCTAGCGGCCCAACTGCCGCAAGGCATTGGCTACGAGTGGACGGGCCAAACGCGGGAAGAAAAACTCGCGGGTTCGCAGGCCATCATCCTCTATGGCTTCGCCATCCTGGCGGTGTTCCTTTGCCTGGCCGCGCTGTACGAGAGCTGGACCATCCCGCTGTCCGTGATTCTGGTGGTGCCGCTGGGGGTGCTCGGCGTGCTGCTTGCCACCTTGTTGCGCAACTACTCGAACGACGTGTACTTCCAGGTGGGGCTGATCACGATCATCGGCCTGTCCGCGAAGAACGCGATTCTGATCATCGAGTTCGCCAAGGACCTGCAGGCGCAGGGCAAGGGCGTGATCGCGGCTGCGCTGGAAGCCGCCCATATCCGGTTCCGGCCGATCATCATGACCTCGATGGCCTTCACCCTGGGGGTGCTGCCCTTGGCGATCGCCTCGGGCGCGGGCTCGGCCAGCCAACGTGCCATCGGCACCGGCGTGATCGGCGGCATGCTCACCGGCACTGCGTTGGCCGTGGTGTTCGTTCCTATCTTCTTCGTGGTGGTGCGCACGCTGTTCAAGGGCAGCGAGCGTCAACGCAAGCTCGACGCCGAGCAGGCCGCTGCCCACCATGGCCCTGGAGTGCATATCGATGTATAG
- a CDS encoding efflux transporter outer membrane subunit produces the protein MYRLKNPPREASSADTLDISARRLSRLALTVVAVAVLSACSFIPKYERPEAPVASQFPGPQPAAAADAKSGADIAWQEFIGDARLRELVALALKNNRDLRVATLNIEQVRAQYQIRRADQFPTIGLAATGNRQPDGNGGITSVYSVGLALSSWEIDFFGRLGSLKEAALAQYLASEEAQRAAQTSLVAAVASTWLSLQANDELLALTESTVGTRDESLRLSRLRFDAGATSALDLRQAESLSAAAQSALAQQRRLRALDLNALTLLVGQTPPPDLLPVPPTMPAPVAAAATDREAVAVPTAPVPAAPMLRDVPAGLPSDLLTRRADIRQAEQQLISANANIGAARAAFFPRISLTASAGTASNSLSGLFKDGSWGFTLAPQALLPIFDAGRNNANLEASNAARDIAIAQYEKAIQTAFREVADALAGSATLGDQLSAQQLQATAEAERFRLAELRYRNGVASFLDVLDAQRSLFTTQQALTQTRLAQQQNQVNLYKALGGGWRE, from the coding sequence ATGTATAGACTGAAAAATCCCCCCCGCGAAGCCAGTTCCGCCGACACCTTGGATATCTCGGCTCGGCGCTTGTCGCGCCTTGCCTTGACGGTGGTTGCGGTTGCCGTGCTGTCTGCGTGTTCGTTCATTCCCAAGTACGAACGACCAGAGGCACCTGTGGCGTCGCAGTTCCCCGGCCCGCAGCCTGCGGCAGCGGCCGATGCCAAGTCGGGCGCCGACATCGCCTGGCAAGAGTTCATCGGGGACGCGCGCTTGCGCGAGCTGGTGGCGCTGGCACTGAAGAACAACCGCGACTTGCGCGTGGCCACGCTCAACATCGAGCAGGTGCGCGCGCAGTACCAGATCCGCCGTGCCGACCAGTTCCCCACCATCGGCCTGGCCGCGACCGGCAACCGCCAGCCCGATGGCAATGGCGGTATCACCAGCGTCTACAGCGTGGGCCTGGCGCTCAGCAGCTGGGAGATCGATTTCTTCGGCCGCCTCGGCAGCTTGAAAGAAGCCGCATTGGCGCAGTACCTCGCCAGCGAAGAAGCGCAACGCGCCGCGCAGACCAGTCTGGTGGCGGCCGTGGCCAGCACCTGGTTGAGCCTGCAGGCCAACGACGAGTTGCTGGCCTTGACCGAGAGCACCGTGGGCACGCGCGACGAGTCGCTGCGCCTGAGCCGGCTGCGTTTTGACGCGGGTGCGACCTCGGCGCTGGACCTGCGGCAAGCCGAGTCGCTGAGCGCCGCTGCGCAGTCGGCGCTGGCCCAGCAGCGGCGCTTGCGCGCCTTGGACCTGAACGCGCTGACCTTGCTGGTGGGGCAGACGCCACCGCCCGACTTGCTGCCCGTGCCGCCGACCATGCCCGCTCCTGTCGCCGCGGCGGCAACGGACCGTGAGGCGGTGGCCGTGCCCACCGCACCGGTGCCCGCGGCGCCGATGTTGCGCGACGTGCCGGCGGGTTTGCCGTCCGATCTGCTCACGCGCCGTGCCGACATCCGGCAGGCCGAGCAGCAACTGATCTCGGCCAACGCCAACATCGGCGCTGCCCGGGCCGCGTTCTTCCCCCGCATCTCGCTCACCGCGAGCGCGGGAACGGCCAGCAACAGCCTCTCGGGCCTGTTCAAGGACGGCTCGTGGGGTTTCACGCTGGCGCCGCAGGCCTTGCTGCCGATCTTCGACGCGGGACGCAACAACGCCAACCTGGAAGCGTCCAACGCGGCGCGCGACATCGCGATCGCGCAGTACGAGAAGGCCATCCAGACCGCGTTCCGCGAAGTGGCCGACGCCTTGGCCGGCAGTGCGACCCTGGGCGATCAGCTGAGTGCCCAGCAACTGCAAGCCACTGCCGAAGCCGAGCGCTTCCGCCTGGCCGAGCTGCGTTACCGCAACGGCGTGGCCAGCTTCCTGGATGTGCTGGACGCACAGCGCTCGCTGTTCACCACCCAGCAAGCCTTGACGCAGACACGTCTGGCGCAGCAGCAGAACCAGGTGAACCTGTACAAGGCGCTGGGTGGCGGCTGGAGGGAGTAG
- a CDS encoding TIGR00730 family Rossman fold protein has protein sequence MDAPVSHDLNERRLADAWAELQSHANEGFPLEADAYRLAFADPEFLLRRETRGIRFQLEMLKPDLAQHDAGIENTIVVFGSARFRETSEAQEQLVRAERSGDAREIARAKALVRNAHYYDQSREFARTVARYSAQCPKADQLFICTGGGPGIMEAANRGAHDEGALTVGLNIALPHEQAANPYVSPALSFKFHYFALRKMHFMMRAKALLAFPGGFGTLDELFEVITLVQCKKSKPVPILLFGSDYWKRLINLDLLVEEGTISPDDLNLFNYVDDPQTAWQHIVDFYSLKS, from the coding sequence ATGGACGCCCCTGTTTCACACGACTTGAACGAACGCCGCCTGGCCGATGCCTGGGCCGAACTGCAATCCCATGCCAACGAGGGCTTCCCTCTGGAAGCGGATGCCTACCGCCTCGCCTTCGCGGACCCCGAATTCCTGCTGCGCCGCGAGACGCGTGGAATCCGCTTCCAGCTGGAAATGCTCAAACCCGATCTGGCGCAGCACGATGCGGGCATCGAAAACACCATCGTGGTGTTTGGCAGCGCGCGCTTTCGCGAGACCAGCGAGGCCCAGGAGCAACTGGTGCGCGCCGAACGCAGCGGCGACGCGCGCGAGATCGCGCGCGCGAAAGCCCTGGTGCGCAACGCGCACTACTACGACCAGTCGCGCGAATTCGCCCGCACGGTGGCGCGCTACAGCGCCCAGTGCCCGAAGGCCGACCAGCTCTTCATCTGCACGGGGGGCGGCCCCGGCATCATGGAAGCAGCCAACCGCGGCGCGCACGATGAAGGCGCGCTCACCGTGGGCCTGAACATTGCTCTGCCGCACGAGCAGGCGGCCAACCCGTACGTCTCGCCGGCACTGAGCTTCAAGTTCCACTACTTCGCGCTGCGCAAGATGCACTTCATGATGCGCGCCAAGGCCTTGCTGGCATTCCCGGGCGGCTTTGGCACGCTCGACGAGCTGTTCGAGGTGATCACGCTGGTGCAATGCAAGAAGTCCAAGCCCGTGCCGATCCTGTTGTTCGGATCGGACTACTGGAAGCGCCTGATCAACCTGGACCTGCTGGTGGAAGAAGGCACGATCTCGCCCGACGATCTGAACCTGTTCAATTACGTGGACGATCCGCAGACGGCCTGGCAGCACATCGTCGACTTCTATAGTTTGAAGAGCTGA